The Phycisphaerae bacterium genome includes a window with the following:
- a CDS encoding ABC transporter permease, giving the protein MISRLPVAGLVVVVGAFWPAAEEGRRPSGAEAVSIIRERFEEDHGRICSFGSRFAGQPGCEQTAAYIESEMKAAGVSRIWRRPVELVVPVTDHADLAVNDEPPVPIDPLWPNGANPCVTPPEGFTSEAVYIGEGELEALPVDRLSGRIAVMEFNTGDRWQYAAMHGALAVLFLRPQDTSWTQANGKYMYASVPFPRFYVNDAALSDRLRRDGSLKLTVRSLVRWQRRTVDNLIGYIPAAERGDGQAVAVLHSRYDAACAVPDLAFGAEQAINPAVLLQLVRGLAARPPAYGVLAVFTCGDTFELAASRQLMKSLTDAQAALGGSLAAEEQELGWLREYRQKLAGSDVLGAVAGWSNRRFRNEHVIWQVKYQILQLQAQARRQRKGGEDEAALASIDQRRIRMLALQRQLHQDRPDEMDANLLGDLLPDVQRRLDRMIADRKGRLERRRVDMDILRTVGLGAGSASRPILFISLELSSHGRQFAPFAQSHLCEQLVQNRLVGYGEWLRHAAERIDLPAEVRRTYLDDAAEGRRHWQSDLPAPVANGIDAAVSAGCLGMMMATTQDMRLRVDTPMDTQERTDLDRLAPQIAMCGALIDEMLRRPMPLSRSPLSRWFCRWAGIAAMPAPGEGRLDLGIPDAVLYAKSYLGAKSFGTRGIGVRDAIVVMTDGEGRFDLDDIFPEKVRWAPLRSEVYRFDALGRVNMAMTRLGTWETPASGHARMADRINLRGEMFECAQIGLFGLHDARYLEDLDKVLPVEVPRGSEPRAWNFAFDEGAFSVFLPTDVDRWQLVFARGDATRRMLVLNADPDEPEGRGFPLEWRQTEAIGLTSARDFALLNTERMARLEGTGVIDPYLRELHAESRKKLAAAEAALASGDGAAAARETIRALAGQARVYQLTRSATDDAIHAVLLILVCLVPFSYFLERLLVAAAGIYRQIGGFTGILAVMVILITLFHPAFRISLTPVTILLAFVILFLSVLVIAIVLGRFHTELRHLRRGHSLAESGAGGASAGDFRRFAVLNRAMLLGIANMRRRKMRTALTLVTLVLLSFLMMSFTGSGMRLHPLRYELTRLDGGQEERSAIMIQRMSCNPMPVWTLDYLGTAYRERAEVLGHWWITYNSLTTQATRTLRLDGPGGRHALLPAVSCIDPREARLLGMDRLAGDDGMATFAASRDAILISSSVAERIAAKQGDRVEMLGSPFTVAGIMDDRGMLSLTGLNGRAYAPLDYSRYLQWDPDPTLLQSKLDLIDSADSTADLTGSARSEPYHGISPDQFAIIRADRAVELGGSLRSVVIVPHDPRDTMALADDVAVSFRQPVYANADGKVVLCAMAELTTLQGFSSVIVPLLIGAAIIFNTMLSSVYERRREIGTMMAVGLAPLHVGALFVAEAAAYGTIGVVGGFVLGQGLGTVAARFDLIPGINLNFSSAAAVWTQVAMMAVVLLSSLWPACKAARIAAPGSESTWKLPVPHGDEMAVLLPFTFHGRDAAPLLVYLREWLASHTESSLGRFTCGAIELFADAGTGGRGLVAQIWLAPFDLGIMQTVELEIRPGSDPSIHEVRISLRREAGPHSSWVRGNRRFLTELRKRFLLWRSLSPAETERYRGEIAIGA; this is encoded by the coding sequence ATGATCAGCCGGTTGCCAGTTGCGGGGCTTGTCGTTGTCGTCGGCGCCTTCTGGCCGGCGGCAGAAGAGGGCCGCCGGCCGAGCGGTGCCGAGGCGGTAAGCATCATTCGCGAGCGATTCGAGGAGGACCATGGCCGGATCTGCTCGTTCGGCTCGCGTTTCGCCGGCCAGCCGGGCTGCGAGCAGACTGCTGCGTACATCGAGTCAGAGATGAAGGCAGCCGGCGTCTCTCGCATCTGGCGTCGGCCGGTGGAACTCGTGGTGCCCGTGACCGACCACGCCGATCTGGCAGTCAATGACGAGCCGCCGGTGCCGATTGATCCGCTCTGGCCGAATGGGGCGAATCCCTGTGTCACGCCGCCGGAGGGCTTCACCAGCGAGGCGGTGTACATCGGAGAAGGCGAGTTGGAAGCGCTGCCGGTGGATCGTCTTTCCGGTCGTATTGCGGTGATGGAGTTTAATACGGGTGATCGCTGGCAATACGCGGCCATGCATGGGGCCCTGGCTGTTTTGTTTCTTCGCCCGCAAGACACCTCATGGACGCAAGCCAACGGCAAGTATATGTATGCGTCCGTGCCGTTTCCGCGGTTCTACGTGAATGACGCGGCTCTGAGCGATCGCTTGCGTCGGGACGGGAGCCTCAAGCTGACCGTTCGGTCGCTGGTGAGGTGGCAACGACGGACGGTGGATAACCTGATTGGGTACATTCCGGCCGCCGAGCGGGGCGATGGCCAGGCGGTTGCCGTCTTACATAGTCGATATGATGCGGCATGTGCGGTTCCCGATCTGGCTTTTGGTGCCGAGCAGGCCATCAATCCTGCGGTTCTGCTGCAACTGGTGCGTGGGCTGGCTGCTCGCCCGCCGGCCTACGGCGTGTTGGCTGTTTTCACCTGTGGGGACACGTTCGAACTGGCCGCCTCGCGTCAACTGATGAAGTCGCTCACCGACGCACAGGCTGCGTTGGGGGGCTCGCTGGCTGCGGAGGAGCAGGAGCTTGGCTGGTTGCGCGAATACCGGCAGAAGCTGGCGGGGTCAGACGTGCTTGGGGCGGTGGCGGGCTGGTCGAACCGGCGTTTTCGCAACGAGCACGTGATCTGGCAGGTCAAGTACCAGATTCTTCAGTTGCAGGCGCAGGCGAGGCGGCAGCGGAAGGGCGGCGAGGATGAGGCGGCCTTGGCGTCGATCGATCAGCGTCGCATTCGGATGCTGGCTCTTCAGCGTCAGCTCCATCAAGACAGACCGGACGAGATGGACGCGAATCTGCTTGGCGATTTGCTGCCCGATGTTCAGCGGCGGCTGGATCGGATGATCGCCGATCGAAAGGGGCGTCTGGAGCGGCGGCGCGTCGACATGGACATCTTGCGGACCGTCGGCCTGGGAGCCGGCAGTGCGTCGCGGCCGATTCTATTCATCAGCCTGGAGCTGAGCTCACATGGGCGGCAGTTTGCGCCCTTTGCCCAGAGCCATTTGTGCGAGCAGCTCGTTCAGAATCGCCTTGTCGGCTATGGGGAGTGGTTGCGTCATGCCGCCGAACGAATCGATTTGCCGGCCGAGGTTCGGCGGACGTATCTGGATGATGCCGCCGAAGGGCGCCGTCACTGGCAGAGCGACCTGCCGGCACCGGTGGCCAACGGGATCGACGCTGCGGTGAGCGCCGGCTGCCTCGGCATGATGATGGCAACCACGCAGGACATGCGGCTGCGCGTTGATACGCCGATGGACACGCAGGAGCGAACGGATCTGGACCGACTTGCCCCGCAGATTGCGATGTGCGGAGCGCTGATTGACGAGATGTTGCGTCGGCCGATGCCGTTGTCCCGAAGCCCGCTGAGCCGTTGGTTCTGTCGTTGGGCTGGGATCGCGGCGATGCCCGCGCCGGGCGAGGGCCGACTCGATTTGGGGATACCCGACGCGGTGCTTTACGCCAAATCGTATCTGGGGGCCAAATCATTTGGTACGCGGGGTATCGGCGTTCGGGATGCCATTGTGGTCATGACGGACGGGGAGGGGCGGTTTGACCTCGACGACATCTTTCCTGAAAAAGTGCGATGGGCTCCGCTGCGGTCGGAGGTCTACCGTTTTGATGCCTTGGGCCGGGTAAACATGGCGATGACCCGCCTCGGTACATGGGAAACGCCGGCATCGGGGCATGCGCGTATGGCGGATCGGATCAACCTTCGCGGCGAGATGTTCGAGTGTGCGCAGATCGGCTTGTTCGGATTGCACGATGCCCGATATCTCGAGGATCTGGACAAGGTTCTGCCGGTCGAGGTGCCGCGAGGCAGTGAGCCGCGGGCCTGGAACTTTGCATTCGACGAAGGGGCCTTCTCGGTCTTCCTGCCGACCGATGTTGATCGCTGGCAGTTGGTGTTTGCTCGCGGGGATGCGACGCGGCGCATGCTGGTGCTCAACGCCGACCCGGACGAGCCTGAGGGTCGTGGTTTTCCGCTTGAATGGCGGCAGACGGAGGCGATCGGGCTGACGTCGGCGCGTGACTTTGCCCTGCTCAATACTGAACGTATGGCCCGGCTGGAGGGCACGGGGGTCATCGATCCTTATTTGCGCGAGCTGCATGCCGAAAGCCGCAAGAAACTGGCCGCGGCCGAGGCGGCCTTAGCGTCGGGCGATGGGGCGGCAGCGGCGCGGGAGACGATTCGTGCACTGGCCGGGCAGGCACGCGTCTATCAACTTACCCGGTCGGCGACGGACGATGCCATTCACGCGGTTCTGCTCATTCTTGTCTGCCTAGTGCCGTTCTCGTATTTCCTGGAGCGGCTGCTCGTCGCCGCGGCAGGCATTTACCGCCAGATCGGCGGCTTCACGGGGATTCTTGCTGTCATGGTCATCCTGATCACCCTGTTTCACCCGGCTTTTCGCATCAGCCTGACGCCGGTGACGATTCTGCTGGCCTTCGTGATTCTCTTCCTGTCCGTTCTGGTCATTGCCATCGTGCTGGGGCGGTTTCACACGGAACTTCGCCATCTGCGTCGCGGGCACTCTCTTGCTGAGAGCGGGGCGGGTGGCGCGTCGGCGGGCGATTTCCGGCGTTTTGCGGTCTTGAACCGGGCGATGCTGCTGGGGATCGCGAACATGCGCCGCCGGAAGATGCGCACTGCTTTGACCCTCGTGACGCTGGTGCTGCTGTCTTTTCTGATGATGAGTTTCACCGGCAGCGGCATGAGGCTTCATCCGCTGCGGTACGAGCTGACGCGTCTGGACGGCGGCCAGGAGGAGCGCAGCGCGATCATGATTCAGCGAATGAGCTGCAACCCCATGCCCGTGTGGACGCTGGACTATCTGGGCACGGCTTATCGCGAGCGGGCAGAGGTGCTCGGTCACTGGTGGATTACCTACAACAGCCTAACAACACAGGCCACTCGGACGCTGAGGCTCGACGGGCCGGGCGGGCGGCACGCGCTGCTGCCGGCGGTCTCGTGCATCGATCCGCGGGAGGCCCGCTTGCTGGGTATGGATCGCCTCGCGGGAGACGACGGCATGGCCACGTTTGCCGCATCACGGGACGCGATACTGATCAGCAGCAGCGTGGCCGAGAGGATTGCTGCGAAGCAAGGTGACCGCGTCGAGATGCTCGGCTCGCCTTTCACCGTTGCCGGCATCATGGACGATCGCGGGATGCTCTCGCTGACCGGTCTCAACGGCCGGGCATACGCGCCGCTGGACTACTCTCGCTACCTCCAGTGGGACCCTGATCCGACGCTGCTTCAGTCAAAGCTGGATCTCATCGACAGCGCTGACTCAACGGCCGACCTGACCGGCTCAGCGCGGTCCGAACCGTACCACGGGATCTCGCCGGATCAATTCGCGATCATCCGGGCCGACCGGGCGGTCGAGCTTGGTGGCAGCCTGCGGTCGGTCGTGATCGTGCCTCACGACCCGCGGGACACAATGGCTCTGGCCGATGATGTGGCCGTCAGCTTTCGTCAGCCGGTGTATGCCAACGCAGATGGGAAAGTAGTTTTGTGCGCCATGGCCGAGTTGACCACGCTCCAAGGCTTCAGCTCAGTCATCGTGCCGCTGCTGATCGGGGCGGCCATCATCTTCAACACTATGCTCAGTTCGGTTTACGAACGCCGGCGAGAGATCGGCACGATGATGGCGGTCGGGCTGGCTCCGCTGCATGTCGGGGCCCTGTTCGTAGCCGAGGCCGCAGCGTACGGCACGATCGGCGTGGTAGGTGGTTTTGTTCTCGGCCAGGGACTGGGCACCGTGGCCGCCCGGTTCGACCTGATTCCAGGCATCAACCTGAATTTCTCCAGCGCGGCGGCGGTCTGGACGCAAGTGGCGATGATGGCGGTCGTGCTGCTGTCTTCTCTGTGGCCGGCCTGCAAGGCCGCTCGGATCGCCGCCCCCGGCAGCGAAAGTACCTGGAAGCTGCCGGTGCCGCATGGCGACGAAATGGCGGTCTTGCTGCCGTTCACCTTTCACGGCCGCGACGCGGCTCCGCTGCTGGTGTATCTGCGGGAGTGG
- a CDS encoding glycoside hydrolase family 78 protein, whose product MSSVKTIDLRTEYLSDPMAIDDPQPRLSWVLDADARGVRQTAYHVLVASSEALLAEDKGDLWDSGRVESDQMAQIAYAGKPLAAEQDVFWKVRVWTQDNQPTAWSRIARWRMGLLTPADWKAKWISLPGPAPVAKGLPARPSPMFRKEFRIGKPVRRAVVTATSLGMYELRINGRRVGDSLLTPEWTDYRKRVEYQTYDVTDLVKTGANAVGATLGDGWYAGRLGISHIVKEGPLRGHYGTKLALLMQMRVYYADGSSDLIITDGTWKVTDDGPICKACILDGEVYDSRKELKGWDAPGYDDSAWKPAELTGEVKARLVAQPNEPIRVTEELRPVAMTEPQPGVYVVDFGQILSGWCRITVGAPAGTTVTLRHAEVLDSHGMIYRDNLRMKPLGGELGARQEDQFILDGSGSQTFEPHFTYHGFRYVEVTGLPARPAKDFILARAFHSAPPTTGTFECSSPLLNKLMKNIVWTHRDNMHSVPTDCPQRDERMGWMGDMLVFAQPACFNMDMAAFFTKWVVDIRDDQADDGRFPDFAPHPYDPNARFSGVPAWGDAGVIVPWRMYVNYGDTRVLAEQFDACHRWVDWILSKNPDLLWTHDRNNDYGDWLNGDTLQLEGFPKGEAEIPKEVFATAFFQHSTELTAKMARVLGRQAEAEKYGKLAADIRQAFIKAYVSDDGRVKGNTQSAYAIALDFDLVPEDKREAAARHMVERIAAYKNHISTGFHTTVMLMNQLSAAGRSDVAYMLINNRTIPSWGYTIDQGATTIWERWDGYVKGRGFQDPSMNSFCHYAIGSVGEWMYRSILGINPDEQCPGYRHFILKPQIGGGLTWAKGGYDSISGRIVSQWKVNGDAFSWEIVVPANTTATVYVPTADPSTVTESGKPALLADGVSPDGKAAGAAVYKVVSGTYRFASKLK is encoded by the coding sequence ATGAGTAGCGTGAAGACGATTGATCTGCGAACCGAATACCTCAGCGATCCGATGGCCATCGACGACCCGCAGCCGCGTTTGAGCTGGGTGCTGGATGCCGACGCACGTGGCGTCCGGCAGACCGCTTATCATGTGCTGGTCGCCTCAAGCGAGGCGTTGCTCGCCGAGGACAAGGGGGATCTCTGGGACAGCGGCAGAGTAGAGTCGGACCAGATGGCCCAGATTGCCTATGCCGGCAAGCCGCTGGCCGCCGAGCAGGACGTTTTCTGGAAGGTCCGAGTGTGGACTCAGGACAACCAACCAACCGCGTGGAGCCGCATCGCCCGCTGGCGAATGGGCCTGCTGACACCGGCGGACTGGAAGGCCAAGTGGATCAGCCTGCCCGGTCCGGCACCGGTCGCCAAGGGCCTGCCCGCCCGTCCGTCGCCGATGTTCCGCAAGGAATTCCGGATCGGCAAGCCGGTCCGGCGCGCCGTGGTAACGGCGACCTCGTTGGGTATGTACGAGCTTCGCATCAACGGCCGGCGGGTAGGGGACAGCCTGCTCACGCCCGAATGGACCGACTACCGCAAACGCGTCGAGTACCAGACCTACGACGTAACCGATCTTGTGAAGACGGGAGCCAACGCGGTCGGGGCCACGCTCGGCGACGGCTGGTACGCCGGTCGACTCGGCATATCGCATATCGTCAAGGAAGGACCGCTTCGGGGTCACTACGGCACGAAGCTGGCTTTGCTGATGCAGATGCGCGTTTACTATGCCGACGGTTCCTCGGATTTGATCATCACCGACGGCACGTGGAAGGTCACTGATGACGGCCCGATCTGCAAGGCGTGCATCCTCGACGGCGAGGTCTACGACTCGCGCAAGGAACTCAAGGGGTGGGACGCGCCCGGTTACGACGATTCGGCGTGGAAGCCGGCGGAATTGACGGGTGAGGTCAAAGCCAGGCTCGTTGCCCAGCCGAACGAACCGATCAGAGTGACCGAAGAGCTCCGACCGGTTGCCATGACCGAACCTCAGCCGGGCGTTTACGTCGTCGATTTCGGACAGATTCTGTCAGGCTGGTGCCGCATCACGGTCGGCGCCCCGGCCGGAACGACCGTGACACTGCGTCACGCCGAAGTCCTTGACTCCCACGGCATGATCTACCGCGATAACCTGCGGATGAAGCCTCTGGGTGGCGAGTTGGGCGCCCGCCAGGAGGACCAGTTCATTCTCGACGGCAGCGGGTCGCAGACCTTCGAGCCGCATTTCACCTACCACGGCTTCCGCTACGTCGAGGTGACGGGCCTGCCCGCACGGCCGGCGAAGGACTTCATCCTGGCCAGGGCGTTCCACTCCGCACCGCCGACCACCGGCACCTTTGAGTGCTCCAGCCCATTGCTGAACAAGCTGATGAAGAACATCGTCTGGACGCATCGCGACAACATGCACAGCGTTCCGACCGACTGCCCGCAGCGCGACGAGCGGATGGGTTGGATGGGCGACATGCTCGTTTTTGCCCAGCCCGCCTGCTTCAACATGGACATGGCCGCGTTCTTCACCAAGTGGGTCGTCGACATCCGCGACGATCAGGCCGACGACGGCCGTTTCCCCGATTTCGCCCCGCATCCGTATGACCCCAACGCGCGATTTTCCGGCGTGCCCGCCTGGGGCGACGCCGGCGTGATCGTGCCGTGGAGAATGTACGTCAACTACGGTGACACACGGGTGCTGGCAGAGCAGTTCGACGCCTGTCATCGCTGGGTGGACTGGATCCTCAGCAAGAACCCCGATCTGCTTTGGACGCACGATCGCAACAATGACTACGGCGACTGGCTGAACGGCGACACGCTTCAGCTCGAGGGTTTTCCCAAGGGCGAGGCCGAAATTCCCAAGGAAGTCTTCGCGACGGCCTTCTTCCAGCACAGCACCGAACTGACCGCGAAAATGGCCCGCGTGCTTGGCCGCCAAGCGGAGGCCGAAAAATACGGCAAGCTGGCTGCCGACATACGCCAGGCGTTCATCAAGGCCTATGTGAGCGACGACGGCCGGGTCAAGGGCAATACCCAGTCGGCCTACGCGATCGCGCTCGATTTCGATCTTGTCCCCGAGGACAAACGTGAAGCCGCCGCCCGACACATGGTCGAGCGCATCGCCGCGTACAAGAACCACATCTCGACAGGCTTCCATACCACGGTCATGCTGATGAACCAGCTCAGCGCTGCCGGCCGAAGCGACGTGGCCTATATGCTGATCAACAACCGGACGATCCCTTCGTGGGGTTACACCATCGATCAGGGAGCTACGACCATCTGGGAACGCTGGGACGGATACGTGAAAGGCCGCGGGTTCCAGGATCCGTCGATGAACTCTTTCTGCCATTACGCGATCGGGTCGGTCGGCGAATGGATGTACCGCTCGATTCTAGGCATTAATCCGGATGAGCAGTGCCCGGGTTATCGCCACTTCATCCTCAAACCGCAGATTGGCGGCGGCCTGACATGGGCAAAGGGCGGCTACGATTCGATCAGCGGCCGCATCGTCAGCCAATGGAAGGTCAATGGCGACGCGTTCTCATGGGAGATCGTCGTTCCCGCCAATACGACAGCCACGGTGTACGTGCCGACTGCCGACCCATCGACGGTGACCGAATCCGGCAAGCCGGCTTTGCTGGCCGACGGCGTCAGCCCGGACGGTAAGGCGGCCGGAGCGGCGGTGTACAAGGTTGTCTCCGGGACTTACCGCTTCGCCTCGAAACTGAAATGA
- a CDS encoding 3-hydroxyacyl-ACP dehydratase FabZ family protein, which produces MAATPFTDLSSINPNEVVADRKAIYERLPHRFEFMQLDAILRIDREAGLAVGLRRVRSDEFWVRGHIPGQPIMPGILMLETAAQMASYLSQEVQPSTKFLAFGGLEDVKFRMAVTPPATMYIVEKIVEVRPRRTICDAQGFVDGKMVFEARIIGMPLAPSAPSPNDSQAS; this is translated from the coding sequence ATGGCCGCCACGCCCTTTACCGATTTGAGCAGCATCAACCCGAACGAGGTCGTTGCCGACCGGAAGGCAATCTACGAGCGCCTTCCGCATCGCTTCGAATTCATGCAGCTCGACGCCATTCTGCGAATCGACCGCGAAGCCGGTCTGGCGGTGGGACTGCGCCGTGTCAGGAGCGACGAGTTCTGGGTGCGAGGTCACATTCCCGGACAACCCATTATGCCCGGGATCCTGATGCTTGAGACGGCCGCTCAGATGGCCTCTTATCTTTCGCAGGAAGTCCAACCTTCCACGAAGTTCCTGGCGTTCGGGGGTCTCGAGGATGTCAAGTTCAGAATGGCGGTCACCCCCCCGGCGACGATGTACATCGTCGAGAAGATCGTTGAGGTGCGCCCGCGCCGGACGATCTGCGATGCTCAAGGATTCGTAGACGGTAAAATGGTCTTTGAAGCGAGGATCATCGGCATGCCGCTGGCACCCTCAGCGCCCTCGCCGAACGACTCACAGGCCTCCTGA
- a CDS encoding histone H1 encodes MLEDYEKLKRLVESAADDVAKAQGGNKAAGTRVRKIMQDVKSAAQELRKKVLEARSAGD; translated from the coding sequence GTGCTTGAAGATTACGAGAAGCTGAAACGCCTGGTTGAGTCAGCCGCTGATGACGTAGCCAAGGCCCAAGGGGGCAACAAGGCCGCCGGAACCCGCGTCCGAAAGATCATGCAGGATGTCAAGTCGGCCGCCCAGGAACTCCGGAAGAAGGTCCTGGAGGCACGGTCCGCGGGCGACTAG